In a genomic window of Amycolatopsis japonica:
- a CDS encoding VOC family protein, protein MESGLNPYIRSPTADKVMHAQLDTANGHTLMACDVDGQVEDVPHSPGNNVAVYLGGDGELREYFEKLSVGGAVTMSLEKQLWGDEAGALVDKFGISWMFNITLQSEPLAG, encoded by the coding sequence ATGGAATCTGGACTCAACCCGTACATCAGGTCTCCCACCGCCGACAAGGTCATGCACGCTCAACTCGACACCGCGAACGGTCACACGCTGATGGCCTGCGATGTCGATGGCCAGGTCGAGGACGTGCCCCACTCCCCTGGCAACAACGTCGCGGTCTACCTCGGCGGCGACGGCGAACTTCGCGAATACTTCGAGAAGCTGTCCGTCGGCGGCGCCGTGACGATGTCTCTGGAGAAACAGCTGTGGGGTGACGAAGCCGGCGCGCTTGTAGACAAGTTCGGGATTTCCTGGATGTTCAACATCACCCTGCAGTCGGAGCCACTCGCCGGGTGA
- a CDS encoding RNA polymerase-binding protein RbpA, whose product MADRVLRGSRLGAVSYETDRNHDLAPRRTVRYACPKNHEFEVPFSDDAEIPSVWECRLHGSESEIVDGGQPEQKKVKPPRTHWDMLLERRSIPELEDLLNERLAELKGRRTTRSA is encoded by the coding sequence ATGGCCGACCGTGTTCTCCGTGGAAGCCGGCTGGGAGCGGTCAGCTACGAGACCGACCGCAACCACGACCTCGCGCCTCGGCGCACCGTGCGCTACGCCTGCCCCAAGAACCACGAGTTCGAGGTGCCCTTCTCCGACGACGCCGAGATCCCTTCGGTGTGGGAGTGCAGGCTGCACGGCAGCGAGTCCGAGATCGTGGACGGCGGGCAGCCGGAGCAGAAGAAGGTCAAGCCCCCGAGGACGCACTGGGACATGCTCCTGGAGCGCCGTTCGATCCCGGAGCTCGAAGATCTGCTCAACGAACGTCTCGCCGAGCTGAAGGGACGCAGGACCACCCGGTCCGCCTGA
- a CDS encoding MFS transporter → MTVAVTRERKRVWRAWYLYDWANSPFYSSVITVFGALYLSEIASADAKANFTLNGDRACTDSSGASSTLQNCDVSLFGLQFPAGSLWGYLLSIATVTQVLVLPIAGAIADRSRHKRRILGGFAFLGAVASALMFFIAGTNWEVGVWTFILANIGYGGALVVYYSFLVDIAEPDERDAVSSKGWAFGYLGGGLALALQLGFFMGHEFFGVSEGLAIQICFLTSGIWWAVFTIPAVRALPQTHVPKSGERGLSVLTAGFKELGRTIKDAKAYPLTLAFLGSYLVFTDGITTVVAVSAQYGKDELKYSTQVLIVTILVIQFLAYAGAMIHGAIAARIGAKKTILGSLVAWVVVLCFAYFIEAGEPLQFYAVAVGIGLVLGGTNALSRSLFGQMIPEGKDAQYFSLYVVGERGTSWLGPLLFAAVGQITGSFRYAIIALVVFFVLGFVFVWLVPVRRAIEAAGNRPPAVL, encoded by the coding sequence ATGACGGTGGCCGTGACCCGTGAACGCAAGCGGGTGTGGCGGGCTTGGTACCTCTACGACTGGGCCAATTCGCCGTTCTATTCGTCGGTGATCACCGTCTTCGGAGCGCTCTATTTGAGCGAGATCGCGTCCGCGGACGCGAAGGCGAATTTCACCCTTAACGGGGACAGGGCGTGCACCGATTCGAGTGGAGCTTCGAGCACCCTGCAGAACTGCGACGTCTCGTTGTTCGGGTTGCAGTTCCCGGCGGGTTCGCTGTGGGGATATCTGCTGTCGATCGCGACGGTGACCCAGGTGCTGGTGCTGCCGATCGCCGGCGCGATCGCGGACCGCAGCAGGCACAAGCGGCGGATCCTCGGCGGGTTCGCGTTCCTGGGCGCGGTGGCCTCGGCGCTGATGTTCTTCATCGCGGGGACGAACTGGGAGGTCGGTGTCTGGACGTTCATCCTGGCGAACATCGGTTACGGCGGCGCGCTGGTCGTCTACTACTCGTTCCTGGTGGACATCGCGGAGCCGGACGAGCGGGACGCGGTGTCGTCGAAGGGGTGGGCGTTCGGGTATCTCGGCGGTGGCCTGGCGCTGGCGTTGCAGCTCGGGTTCTTCATGGGGCACGAGTTCTTCGGGGTGAGCGAAGGGCTGGCGATCCAGATCTGCTTCCTGACGTCGGGGATCTGGTGGGCGGTGTTCACGATCCCGGCGGTGCGGGCACTCCCCCAGACTCATGTGCCGAAGTCGGGTGAGCGGGGTCTGTCGGTGCTGACGGCCGGGTTCAAGGAGCTGGGGCGGACGATCAAGGACGCGAAGGCGTATCCCCTGACGCTGGCGTTCCTCGGCAGCTACCTGGTCTTCACCGACGGGATCACGACGGTGGTGGCGGTGTCGGCGCAGTACGGGAAGGACGAGCTGAAGTACAGCACCCAGGTGCTGATCGTCACGATCCTGGTGATCCAGTTCCTGGCATACGCCGGCGCGATGATCCATGGCGCGATCGCGGCCCGGATCGGGGCGAAGAAGACGATCTTGGGCAGTCTGGTGGCGTGGGTGGTCGTGTTGTGCTTCGCGTATTTCATCGAGGCCGGTGAGCCGTTGCAGTTCTACGCGGTGGCGGTCGGGATCGGGTTGGTGCTGGGTGGGACGAACGCGTTGTCGCGGTCGTTGTTCGGGCAGATGATCCCGGAGGGCAAGGACGCGCAGTATTTCTCGCTGTACGTGGTCGGTGAGCGGGGGACGTCGTGGCTCGGTCCCCTGTTGTTCGCCGCGGTCGGGCAGATCACCGGTTCGTTCCGGTACGCGATCATCGCCCTGGTGGTCTTCTTCGTGCTCGGTTTCGTGTTCGTGTGGCTGGTCCCGGTGCGCCGGGCGATCGAGGCGGCGGGTAACCGACCACCGGCGGTGCTGTGA
- a CDS encoding transglycosylase family protein translates to MARTLLLALAVTGLQIATTGSAAADPHGTYWSKLRMCESSGRYNINTGNGYYGAYQFDLPTWRSVGGQGRPDQATPREQDYRALYLYRMRGWQPWECAGKLGFRNDSDGRSKRVPSYADSAYIGGGGQPAPPPAPKPKPTPPAPPGGPKPAWPGVVYAYGDCAVALKQFQLRMNAFGYGFTGTGCYYDKTREAVLALQRANGINDSGRLGPKTWDAAWNGKPPR, encoded by the coding sequence GTGGCGAGAACGCTCCTGCTCGCCCTCGCCGTGACGGGCCTGCAGATCGCCACCACCGGATCCGCCGCCGCGGATCCCCACGGCACCTACTGGTCCAAGCTCCGCATGTGTGAATCGAGCGGGCGCTACAACATCAACACCGGCAACGGCTACTACGGCGCCTACCAGTTCGACCTGCCCACCTGGCGCAGCGTCGGCGGCCAAGGACGACCCGACCAGGCCACCCCTCGCGAACAGGACTACCGGGCCCTCTACCTCTACCGCATGCGCGGCTGGCAACCCTGGGAATGCGCCGGCAAACTCGGCTTCCGCAACGACAGCGACGGCCGCAGCAAACGCGTCCCGTCCTACGCCGACTCCGCCTACATCGGCGGGGGAGGACAGCCCGCCCCGCCGCCCGCACCCAAACCGAAGCCCACCCCGCCCGCTCCGCCCGGCGGCCCCAAACCCGCCTGGCCCGGCGTCGTCTACGCCTACGGCGACTGCGCCGTCGCGCTCAAGCAGTTCCAGCTGCGGATGAACGCCTTCGGCTACGGCTTCACCGGAACCGGCTGCTACTACGACAAAACCCGCGAAGCCGTCCTCGCCCTCCAGCGCGCCAACGGCATCAACGACTCAGGACGACTCGGCCCCAAGACCTGGGACGCCGCCTGGAACGGCAAACCACCCCGCTGA
- a CDS encoding thymidine kinase translates to MTVLKESGPDPTDALSSVPVAGSRRGVPVVGKLKFCYGPMDCGKSTLALQIDHNHARQGRRGMVLVRHDRSGEPQITSRIGLTRKAIEVGNETDLRLLVREQWAAGRHVDYLIVDEAQFLSPDQVDQLAELADDVQIDVYCFGIATDFRSMLFPGAARLFELADELQPVQVEVLCWCGQTGRFNARVSDGEVLRAGDTVVVADTEQALVETSSASRSEGEPNTVRYQVLCRRHFRLGDLGPTSAQHGQLRLT, encoded by the coding sequence GTGACCGTACTGAAGGAGAGTGGCCCGGATCCCACGGACGCGTTGTCGTCGGTGCCGGTGGCGGGTTCACGGCGGGGTGTGCCGGTCGTCGGGAAGTTGAAGTTCTGCTACGGGCCGATGGACTGCGGGAAGTCGACGCTGGCGTTGCAGATCGACCACAACCACGCGCGGCAGGGTCGTCGCGGGATGGTGCTGGTGCGGCATGACCGGTCCGGGGAGCCGCAGATCACCAGCCGGATCGGGCTGACGCGCAAGGCGATCGAGGTGGGGAACGAGACCGATCTGCGGTTGCTGGTGCGTGAGCAGTGGGCGGCCGGGCGGCATGTGGACTATCTGATCGTCGACGAGGCGCAGTTCTTGTCGCCCGATCAGGTGGATCAGCTGGCTGAACTGGCCGATGACGTCCAGATCGACGTGTACTGCTTCGGGATCGCGACGGATTTCCGGAGCATGTTGTTCCCGGGTGCCGCGCGGTTGTTCGAGCTGGCGGACGAGTTGCAGCCGGTCCAGGTCGAGGTGTTGTGCTGGTGCGGGCAGACGGGGCGGTTCAACGCGCGGGTTTCCGATGGCGAGGTGCTGCGGGCCGGGGACACCGTGGTGGTCGCGGATACCGAGCAGGCGCTAGTTGAAACTTCATCGGCATCACGTTCCGAGGGTGAGCCGAACACTGTCCGTTATCAGGTATTGTGCCGTCGGCACTTTCGACTGGGCGACCTGGGGCCGACCTCGGCCCAACACGGTCAGTTACGGTTGACGTGA
- a CDS encoding NAD(P)H-binding protein, producing the protein MIVVTGATGNIGKPLTRALVEAGEQVTAVSRHVATPPGGRHVVADLAEPVTLEPALAGAKALFLLLSGDLHAVGANPADIISLAAASGVRRVVLLSTLGVATRPFGTTRMAMRELEDVVRESGLDWAILRPGGFASNALWWAESVRSRQVVAAPFGDTGVPIVDPADIADVAAACLLDDRHLGEVYELTGPAVITPREQAAALAAVLGSPVAFQELTREEAKAGMVLSMPAELADDTLDIIGAPTAAELRVSPDVEGVLGRAPRSFAEWAARNVAAFR; encoded by the coding sequence ATGATCGTGGTGACCGGGGCTACGGGGAACATCGGTAAGCCGTTGACGAGGGCGCTGGTCGAGGCGGGCGAGCAGGTGACGGCGGTGTCGCGGCACGTCGCGACACCGCCCGGTGGTAGGCATGTGGTGGCCGATCTGGCCGAGCCCGTAACGCTCGAACCCGCCTTGGCCGGGGCGAAGGCGTTGTTCCTGCTGCTTTCCGGCGATCTGCACGCCGTCGGGGCGAATCCGGCCGACATCATCAGTCTGGCCGCGGCGAGTGGGGTGCGCCGGGTCGTCCTGCTCTCGACGTTGGGTGTGGCGACCAGGCCTTTCGGCACGACGCGGATGGCGATGCGTGAGCTGGAGGACGTGGTGCGGGAGTCCGGTTTGGACTGGGCGATTCTGCGGCCGGGTGGTTTCGCCTCGAACGCGTTGTGGTGGGCGGAGTCCGTGCGCTCGCGGCAGGTGGTCGCGGCGCCGTTCGGAGACACCGGGGTGCCGATCGTCGATCCGGCGGATATCGCCGACGTCGCGGCCGCCTGTCTGCTGGACGATCGGCATCTCGGTGAGGTGTACGAGCTGACCGGTCCGGCGGTGATCACGCCGCGTGAGCAGGCTGCTGCGCTCGCTGCTGTTTTGGGCTCGCCTGTGGCTTTTCAGGAGCTCACGCGGGAGGAGGCGAAGGCGGGGATGGTCTTGAGCATGCCGGCGGAGCTGGCCGACGACACCTTGGACATCATCGGTGCGCCGACTGCTGCCGAGTTGCGCGTGAGTCCGGATGTGGAGGGGGTGCTCGGTCGCGCGCCGCGGTCGTTCGCCGAGTGGGCTGCCAGGAATGTCGCGGCGTTCCGCTGA
- a CDS encoding tyrosine-type recombinase/integrase produces MRYKMFMRVSEAQQAFFAARRPRKDSPHTTDAYRRDLAGITALLLRELDRSPDDLTVEMLTAQALRNAFGAFADTHAKSSVLRAWSTWNQFLTFCVSDGLLAGNPMGAVARPKAPPLTPKPLRGEETPEQLLAAAADGARRARDPWPERDVLVIALGLVAGLRAAEMRALTARSLVGRQGEMRLHVHGKGSRDRSIPVQPIMEKIIEEYLASCRRRFPQQRFGPSTPLLRDRAGEPIGRGALEYLVKSCYRWAGLHDRVPVGANLHALRHTFATRLAEDGATASEIMALLGHASLATSQNYIEATGREQRAAAASNRTYRALDGIV; encoded by the coding sequence ATGCGGTACAAGATGTTCATGAGGGTTTCCGAGGCACAGCAAGCCTTTTTCGCCGCACGTCGTCCCCGCAAGGATTCTCCTCACACCACCGACGCCTACCGCCGCGACCTCGCCGGCATCACCGCTCTTCTGCTCCGCGAACTGGACCGATCCCCTGACGACCTCACGGTCGAGATGCTCACCGCCCAGGCACTCCGCAACGCCTTCGGTGCCTTCGCGGACACCCACGCGAAGAGTTCGGTGCTGCGCGCGTGGTCGACCTGGAACCAGTTCCTCACCTTCTGTGTGTCCGACGGGCTGCTCGCAGGCAATCCGATGGGCGCCGTCGCCCGGCCGAAGGCGCCTCCGTTGACGCCGAAACCCTTGCGGGGCGAGGAAACCCCGGAGCAGTTGCTCGCGGCCGCCGCCGACGGTGCGCGCCGCGCGCGGGATCCGTGGCCGGAGCGGGACGTCCTGGTGATCGCGCTCGGGCTGGTCGCCGGGCTGCGCGCCGCGGAGATGCGGGCGCTGACGGCGCGGTCGCTGGTCGGCCGTCAGGGCGAGATGCGGTTGCACGTCCATGGCAAGGGAAGCCGGGACCGGTCGATCCCGGTGCAGCCGATCATGGAGAAGATCATCGAGGAGTACCTCGCTTCCTGCCGCCGCCGGTTCCCGCAGCAGCGGTTCGGGCCCTCCACTCCCCTCCTCCGGGATCGTGCCGGCGAGCCGATCGGCCGCGGGGCCTTGGAGTACCTGGTCAAATCCTGCTACCGGTGGGCGGGCCTGCACGACCGGGTGCCGGTCGGGGCGAATCTCCACGCGTTGCGACACACCTTCGCGACCCGGCTGGCGGAGGACGGTGCGACCGCGTCGGAGATCATGGCGCTGCTGGGGCACGCGAGCCTGGCGACCAGCCAGAACTACATCGAGGCGACCGGTCGTGAGCAGCGGGCGGCGGCCGCGAGCAATCGGACGTACCGGGCGCTGGACGGGATCGTGTAG
- a CDS encoding DUF4303 domain-containing protein, translated as MTPTEADLSDALTAATRAAVTDLFLDNPGHTFYYVTLTTPGEAFGPALSAWSHEALAQRAEADEVRYSYADSPFSILGEEHLKPVRDLFAARPAVFELDDEESDAEFDLRLRAMETALRRLSDEGLFGVGEARAEVLILAEVVPEDEDNVARARRLNPPGPALDAWLTYWGVG; from the coding sequence ATGACTCCGACCGAAGCCGACCTCTCTGACGCCTTGACCGCGGCCACCCGTGCGGCTGTCACAGACCTGTTCCTCGACAACCCCGGCCACACCTTCTACTACGTCACGCTGACGACGCCTGGCGAAGCGTTCGGTCCGGCGTTGTCCGCGTGGTCGCACGAGGCGCTGGCTCAACGGGCCGAGGCCGACGAGGTCCGCTACTCCTACGCCGATTCGCCGTTTTCGATCTTGGGTGAGGAACATCTGAAGCCGGTACGCGACCTGTTCGCCGCCCGGCCGGCGGTCTTCGAACTCGACGACGAAGAGTCCGATGCCGAGTTCGACCTTCGACTGCGTGCGATGGAGACGGCACTGCGCAGGCTGTCCGATGAAGGCCTCTTCGGTGTCGGCGAGGCTCGCGCGGAAGTCCTGATTCTGGCCGAGGTCGTCCCTGAAGATGAGGACAACGTCGCCCGGGCTCGTCGGCTCAACCCTCCTGGTCCGGCGCTGGATGCCTGGCTGACCTACTGGGGCGTCGGCTGA
- a CDS encoding glycerophosphodiester phosphodiesterase: MPTLFPYLADPLPRAFAHRGWHLGDLEGLENSLPAFQQAVTEGYRYLETDVHATSDGVVVVHHDASLDRTTDGAGLISRQTWAQLRTVKIGGRAPLSRLEDVLEELPEARFNIDVKSNEAVEPFVRAIERTGAHDRVAAASFSDARLARVRKLAGPKLVTAMGPRSVAVMWANGFLPLFSLRALSRGAMAQVPVRQGRLKVVDRAFLRQATRGGFEVHTWTVDDPAEMRLLLDLGVHGIVTDRPDLLREVLRERGSWPS, translated from the coding sequence GTGCCGACACTGTTTCCGTACCTCGCCGATCCGCTTCCGCGTGCCTTCGCCCATCGTGGCTGGCACCTCGGTGACCTGGAAGGACTGGAGAACTCGTTGCCGGCCTTCCAGCAGGCGGTGACTGAGGGTTACCGCTATCTCGAGACGGACGTGCACGCGACGTCGGACGGCGTGGTGGTCGTGCATCACGACGCGTCGTTGGATCGGACGACCGATGGCGCGGGGTTGATCTCGCGGCAGACGTGGGCGCAGCTGCGGACGGTCAAGATCGGGGGTCGTGCGCCCCTGTCGCGGCTGGAGGACGTGCTCGAGGAGTTGCCGGAGGCGCGGTTCAACATCGACGTGAAGTCGAACGAGGCGGTGGAGCCGTTCGTCCGGGCGATCGAGCGGACCGGTGCGCATGACCGGGTCGCGGCGGCGTCGTTCTCCGACGCGCGGTTGGCCCGGGTCCGGAAGCTGGCGGGGCCGAAGCTGGTGACGGCGATGGGGCCGCGTTCGGTGGCGGTGATGTGGGCGAACGGGTTCTTGCCGCTGTTCTCGTTGCGGGCGTTGTCGCGGGGTGCGATGGCGCAGGTGCCGGTGCGGCAGGGGCGGTTGAAGGTGGTGGACCGGGCGTTCCTGCGGCAGGCGACGCGCGGGGGTTTCGAGGTGCACACGTGGACGGTGGACGATCCGGCGGAGATGCGGTTGCTGCTGGATCTGGGGGTGCACGGGATCGTGACGGATCGGCCGGATCTGCTGCGTGAGGTGCTTCGGGAGCGAGGCTCGTGGCCTTCCTGA
- a CDS encoding winged helix-turn-helix transcriptional regulator — protein sequence MAGGAQFTPADTEPRYEVFHTDCAARDVVGHATSRWGIWVLISLQRNDLRFYELRESIQGISEKMLAQSLRALVQDGLIWRQVEPTTPPQVTYGLTEFGRDVSEPLVELFDRITRRVAPTAG from the coding sequence ATGGCAGGAGGCGCGCAGTTCACACCGGCCGACACCGAGCCGCGTTATGAGGTGTTTCACACTGACTGCGCCGCCCGCGACGTGGTCGGTCACGCCACCAGCCGGTGGGGGATCTGGGTACTGATCTCCTTGCAGCGCAACGATCTCCGCTTCTACGAGCTACGCGAAAGCATCCAGGGGATCAGCGAGAAGATGCTCGCCCAATCCCTGCGCGCACTCGTCCAGGACGGCCTGATCTGGCGACAGGTCGAGCCCACGACGCCGCCGCAGGTGACCTACGGGCTGACCGAGTTCGGCCGGGACGTCAGTGAGCCGCTGGTCGAACTGTTCGACCGGATCACCCGGCGAGTGGCTCCGACTGCAGGGTGA